The Stigmatella aurantiaca DW4/3-1 genome contains the following window.
CGGCCCGGCAGGGGCTCGTGCACGTGCAGTTCGTCTTACCCGGGATGAAGTCATCCGTCAGCGTTCCGCACGCGCGCTCCACGTCGTATCCCGTCGGGGTGGGCCCCGGCGGCTGCCCCCCTCCATCCGGCACGCCCCCATCCACCAACCCCGAGCACCGGCGGCCAATCAGCGTGTCCTGGCTGTTGCTCAACAAGAGAACATCCAGCGCCTCCTCGACCTCCGCGCCCTCGCAGCTCGGCCCACAGCTCGGCGGGCGGGTCGACGCACGGTGGACGGACACCACCCGCGCCCCCGAGTACCCCGCATCCCGCGCGAAACCCTGCACGGTGAGCCAGCCCTGGGGCTGATCCGCGTTGCGCGAGAACGTTCCATCGAACTGGAAGGTGCCCGCGTCACTGAGCGACGCGAAGTCCGGCCCCTTCAGGTCGCACGTGGTGCGCTGGCGGTCCACCGTGGCCTCGAAGCGGAAGGTTCCCAGGACTTGATCTCCTGGGAACACGGGGTCGTTGATGCAGGCGGCCACCACGGCCAGGACGGCGAGGAGCAGGGCAATGCGTTGGAGGTTCATTCGCCTCGCAGACTACACGAGCTCCAGCGCCGCGAGCGCCACCGCGCGGAACGGCTCGCTGGTGGCCAGCACCGTTCCCACCTCCACGGTGCGGGGATCTCCTCCCCGGACCTCCGGCGCCAGCTGGGCCAGCACCCGTCCCGCCGCGAGCGACGCGGGCACCGCCCGGAAGGACGCCACCGCTGCCTCCCGAAGGCCCGGCACCTCGCCGGGGCGTGCCAGGGCCGCCCCCTTCTCACCGAAGCTCAGCGCCAGCGCGCACAGGAAGCCCAGCTCCACCGGGCCAAAGCACGTGAGCGCTCCCGCCCCTACCACCAGCTCGTCCGGCCCCAGGAGGTACGCTTCCACGCCTCCTTCTGGATCCAGCAGCACGCGCACCCTGTCCGCCCCCAGGGCTTCCAACGTGGGCCGCAGGGCCGCGTACAGGCGCGGGAGGCTCTCGCCCGTCACCGCCAGCGCCCCAGGGGGCGCCGGGTGGCGGAACTCCGCCGGCGATGGCAGGGGCGAGATGTGGACGGCCACGGCCGGCGCCTCGCTGGAGGACAACGCCGCGGCGATTCCGTCCACACGATCCGCGGCCTCGTTGCGGCCCAGCAGCCGCAGCGCCTCCGCGAACAGCGTCCACCCATCCACATCCACCGGCCGCTCCCGCAGGAGCACCGGCCAGAGCCGGGAGGCCAGCGCCGCGCCCTCGGGGGCGGGAGAGAGCCGCTCGGCCACCAGGCGCGTGGCCTCCGCCGAGAGCGCCTGCCGCTCCAGGAGCCGCCCCGCCAACCGCGCCGCGAATGGAAGGAGCTGGGCGTTCAAGTACTCCCGGAGAATGGACTCCAGCTCCGAAGGCACCTCGGTCAACCGCTCGCGCAGCAGCAGCGCCTCGCCCGTGAGCCCCCGCTCCTCCGCCAGCCGCACGCGGCGCGCGAGCCGCTCCGGGGTCTCCGGGAGGGCCTCGAGCTGCGCCGCCGCGTCCGCGGGCCGCCACAGGGCCTCGTAGGCATCCGCCCACCGCTCCCGGTAGGGCTCCAGTGCCCCGGCCCCCGCCAGGGACTCCAGGCGCTCGGCCATCGCCACGAAGGCGGCGCTCTCGTCCTTCTCGTCGATCAGCTCGAGCAGGTGCTTCACCGCGGTCTGGCTCGTGGCGTCCTCGGCCAGAGCCTGCTCGAAGGACTGCCGCGCCCGGGCCCGCTGGGAGAGCCCCAGCAGGAGCTCGCCGCGCTCCAGCCGCAGCGCCACGCGCTCTTCGAGGTTCGTCTCCCCCTCGATGAGCTGCTCCAGGGTCTGCTCCGCATCCTCCCGGTGGCCCTCGGCGCGCTCGTGCCCCAGGCGCTCGCGCAGCAGCTCCGCGCGCCGCTCCGGCCAATGCTCCGCCGCCACCCCGAGCGATTCGATGCGCCTCGCGGCAGGCAAGGACCTCACGTGGATGAGCACCACCTCGGCGAGCGCTTCCGGCAGCTGCCCCAGCGACGTCAGCAGGCCTGGCAGGCGCTCCGAGAAGTGCTTCTGGACGCTGAGCTGCTCGAAGGCGCGCAGGCGCAGTTCTCCGGGCGCGGACGCCGCATCGAGCACCTCGTCCCGCAGCGCCGTGCTCCGCTCTGGGTCCCGCTCCGCGAGGCGCTCCGCCAGCGACAGCAACCCCGCGAAGTCCCCTTCCGCGCGCAGCCCCTTGACCAGCCGGTCCACGGACACGGTGGACACGTCCGGCTCCGCCACGAGCGCCCAAAGCGCCTCGCGCACGCGAACCTCGTCCCCCGCGCGCTCGGCCAGGGCGAGCGCGTCGGACAGGCGGCCTTCGGCCAGCGCTGGCTGGAAGCCCACCTCCACCGCCCGCGCCGGAGCCCCCAGCCGGAGGAAGCGCTCCGCCCACTCCGAAGGTGTCAGGGCCTTGGGCGCCTCGGCCACGAGCCGCTCCAGCACTTCCAACGCCTCGGCCGCGTCTCCCGCCTCTTCCCAGAGGCCCGCCGACTCCAGCAGCAACTCGGACTGCTCGTCCGCCTTCGCGGCGCGCGCCGCCAACACCAAGGTCTTCGCCGCGCGAGCCGTCTCTCCCGAGGCCTGGTGCAGGCGCGCCTGCAACCGCAGCGTGGACACGCCGGGCGACACGGACGCCGCCGCCTTGGCCGCCTTCAGCGCCTCCGGCAGCCGGTCCGCGGACTCGAAGTCCTCCGCGGCGGCGACGAGCAGCTCCACCTTCGTGGCCCCGTCGGCCAGCTCCGACCGCGCCAGACGAACCTCCGCGCGGCGGGCGGGGGCATCCGCCAGCAGGGGCTCCAGCGAATCCAGCGCGTCGGCATAGCCCACCCCCGAGGGGCCCTGTGCCACCACCCCCTCCAGCGCCTGACGCGCCAGGGGGATTTGCCCCGCCGCGCGGGCGAGCGAGGCGAACTCCAACCGCAACAGGGCCGCCTCATCGGCGTCCTCCGTCCGGTTCACCAGCCGCTCCAGCGCCTCCAGCAGGCGGACGGTGTCGCCGCGCTGGCGCAAGCCCCCCACGAGTTGGCGCAACGCCGCCTCGTGCGCGGGATCCGCCTGGGCGGCCCGCTGCCGCAACTTCCAGGCCCAGTCCTCATCGGCCAGATGGGCTTCGGCCACGGAGGCGGCCGCCAGCAGCATCTCCGCGGCGCGGGTTCCTCCCACGGCGCTGGCGCCCGACTCGTACACCTCTAGCAACTCACTGTGCCGCTCCAGGGCGCGCAGCCCCTGCACCGCCCGGTCGATGATGGCGCTGTCCGCGGGATGCAGGCGCGCCAGCGGCAACAGCGCATCGATGGCCTGACTGGGATCCTCGAAGAGATCCGCGGCGCGGCGGTAGAGCACCTCCGCCGTCGCGCCATCCGCCTTGCGCGCGAGCTGAATCGAGGTGCGGAAGAGGCCAGGGTTGTTGCCAGTACGGGCGTAGGCCTCCGACAGGAGTGACAGCGCCTCCTGGCCCCGCTCCCCGTCCGGGTCCAACGCCACCACCGCCTCGAAGGCGTCCGCCGCGTCCTGGTACGCGCCGATGGAGAGCGAGGCATGTCCCAAACGCAGCCACGTCCGCACCCGCACGGGGACAGGGAGTCCTTGTCCCACCGCCACCAGGCGCCGGTCATAAGGTTGTGAAGCGCTCGGACCGCCCCCTTGCGCCGCCAGCTCCGCGCGCGCGGCGAGGGCGTTCATGTCCTCGCCTGCCTCGGCGAGGTACGCGTCGAAGGCCTCGGCGGCCAGCAGGGTCTCCCCCGCTTCCAGCAGGCGCTCCGCGCGCTCACGCAGCAGCGGCAGGGCCTCCTCGTCCGTCACCGCGGCCGCGCGCTGCGCGAGCAGGTCCACCAACCGGCGCACGTCCCCCGACATCCGCTCGCGCAACAGCTCGAAGGCCTCGGTGTTCGTGGGATCCAGCTCGAAGGCCTGATCCTCGCACAGCCTGGCGCGCTCCAAGGCGCCGTCTTCCCGGAAGTAGCGCGCCGCGGACAGGTAACTCGCGGCGGCCGCCTGGGGAGGCTGGCGCTGCGCCCGCCGCAGCATCAACGCCGCAAGCGAGTGCGTGTCGCCCGTCTCCGTCAGGAATTCCCTCTGGCGCGTGAAGACCGGCTCGCGGAACGGGTCGGCCTCCAGAAGGATGGCGTCGAACTCCGCGGCATCCTCCACACGCCCCACCTCATGGAGCAGCTCCGCGGTCTGGGCGGTGAGTTCCAAATCATCCGGGGCAGCGGCCCGGGCGGCGAGCAATGCAATGACGGCCGCCTCGGGACGCCCGGCGCGCTCCCGGTAGAGCGAGGCCGCGCGGCGCAGCAGGCTCGAGCGGCGCTCGGCTTCCGGCTCCTCCTCGGCGCACTCCTCGTACCAGGCGGCCAGCTCCGCGAACCGTCCGTCCCGCGCCAGCAGCTCCGACAGGAGCTTCTCCGCCTCTTTCAGCCCCCGGTCCCGGCGCAGCGCCTCCCGGAGACAGGCTTCCGCCTTGACCGCGTCGTCCAGCCCGCCCAGGTACAGCCGCGTCAGGCGCAGCAACACCTCGCCCTGCTCGCGGGCCCCCGCCTGCAACGGCAACGTGCGCTCCAGCCAGCGCGCCTGCGCGGCCGCGTCACTCCGGCGCACGGCCAGCCCCTCGCCCATCCGCGCCGTTTCGAGGTCCGCGGCCAGCGTGAAGGAGCGCTCCAGGGACTCTTCGGCCGCGAGGAGATCCAGCTTCACGTCCTGCAACAGCTCCGCGCGGCGGCGCTCGTAGGCGGCGGCCACGGCGGGCTTCTCCTGGGAGGCCAGCAGTTCCCGGAGGATGCCGAGCGTCTCGAGCGCCTCGTCCATCCGCCCCGAGTCCTCCGCGAGCCGGGCCTCTTCATCATAGGCGGCGAGGGCCGTGTCCACCTGTCCAGACTGGACAGCGAGGGTGGCCACCCTGCGCAGCTCCACCAGCAGTTCCTGCGTCCTGCCACGCTCCCGGTAGAGCGCCGCGAGCGACTGGCGCAGGGGCAGGGGCTGGGACGCCATCTCCGCGGCCCGCGAGAGCAACGAGGCGGCCACGTTCACATCCGCCAGCGAGGCCAGGGCCCGCTCTGACAGCGCCACCAGGCGCCGGGCCGTCTCGTCCGAGGGAGGCAGCGCCTTCGCATGCGCGACGAGGGCCTCGAAGGCAGCGCGAGGATCCTCCCGCTCCAGAAGCACGGCGAGCCGCTGGACCGCTTCCTCATTCTGGGGACGCTGCGCCGCCAGCCGCCGCCAAGCCTCCACCGCGCGCTGGGTCTCTCCTGCCCGCTCGGCCAGCTCGCCGAGGCGCCGCAACGTGGCCTCCGCCACCTCGGGGGCCTTCGAGAAGTCGGCCCGCGCCGCCAACTGCGCCTGAAGGGGAAGGGCCTCCTTCACTTGGCCGGCCAGGAAGAGGAGCTCCGCGAGTTCCTCCAAGTGTTGGCCCTCGGCGGGCACCAGCGCGTGGGCCCTCTGGGCGAGGACCAACGCCCGCGCGGGCTCGGAGGCACTCCGGGCATGGGCCGAGGCCTCCCACAACAGGCCGGCGGCCTCGGAGGGCGTCTGCTGGGAAACCGCCTCCTCCAGAAGCGTGGCAGCCTCCAACAGGCTGCCCTGGCCCACCACGAGGGCGACGAGCCGCCGGCGGACCCGCATGTCCTCAGGGACCAGGCGCAGAGACTCGCGCAGCGCGGCCTCGGCGGCGGCAGGATCCTCCAGCTTGTCGAGGTACAGCCCCGCCAGCTCCGCGTACAACGCGGCGGCGGTGGCGGCGGGGGCATGGGGCGCCTCGGAGGCCAGGAGCGCGGCCAGCGCGGACCAGTCCTCCAGCCGCCGCAGCACCCGCTGAAGCGCGAGGGTGGCTCCAGCGTGACGGGGCGTGAGCGCGAGCGCCCCATCCAGGCTCCGCGCGGCCTCCTCCAGCTCGCCCTGCTGCTCGAGCAGCGCGGCGCGGGAGAGCAAGGCCTCCACCCGGCGAGGAAGGGGCCCCTGGCGCGCGGCTTCCGCGAGTGCTTCCGCTTCGGCCTCCGGCTGCCCCTCCCGGCGAGCCAGCGTGGCCAGCGAGAAGAAGGCCTCGCAGCGATCGACCGCGGAGAGTTCCAGCCCCAGCACCGTCCGCAGCGCCTCACGCGCAGGCCCCCGGACATCCTTCTCCACGAGCGTGGCGGCCAACACGAGCAGGCGCTCCCGGGCGCGCTCTCCCAGGCTGGCATCGGCGGCCACGGCCCGGCGCCAAGCCGACAACTCCGCCACCTCGTCCTGGGCCACATGGGCCAGCTCCGCCAGGGCGAGCCAGAGGGGCGCGGGTCGCTGCGCCAGACGCGCCGCCTCGGTGTAATCGTCCCGGGCCGCCTCGGCGCGGCCCGCGGCCCGGTGGATCGCGGCCCGGCGGGCGAGCAGCGTGGCGCGCTCCTCCCCCTCGGCGGCGGAGAGCTGGGTGCTCAACAGGACGAGGCGCTCGGCCTCCTCCTCGGGCGTCCCCGTGCCCGGCGTGGGCAGCAGCTCCAGCAGGGCCCGCGCGGCCCACTGGTCCGTGGGCTCCTCGGCGAGCAACGCGCGCAGGGCGGCGGCGGCCTCGGCAGGCCTTCCCAGGGAGAGCGCCAGCTCCGCCAGCTCCCGCCGGGCATTGCGCTGGGCCGCTCCGCGCAGCCGGGGCCAGAGTCCGGTCAGCAAGTCGGCCAGCGCATCGCGGGCCCCTGCCTTGCGGTGCAACTCCACCAGCTCGAGCTGCGCCTCGAGGTCCGTGGGCGCATGGGCGCTGTACTGCGCCAGCAGGCGCCGGGCGGCATCGGGGCGGTTGGCGCGCACCGCGGCGGTGGCGGCCTTCCGGTTGAGCGAGAGCAGCTCGGTCTCGCGGGGAGCATCCGGGTCCGAGAGGGGCAGGGCCAGCACGGCCTCGAGATCCTCCAGGGCCCCCCGTGGGTCCGTGGGCAGCCGCAGCTCGGCCCGGCGCATGCGGGCGGGGGCGAAGGTG
Protein-coding sequences here:
- a CDS encoding flagellar hook-length control protein FliK, which gives rise to MATDSDSPKPALDSRAVSPELRLLDRRAFVGFPPLVLAPGLSITDFALQIPDVTFPFNFSAGPSRYQRKKLLFGFLELTVEADLVARKVAELAGRLTSIEELKLHFRPGYLEGQARLQGPERTPVTFKVAFDGDGEKLALYLYDVRLYGFSPTASVQVPGLLAAAVAELGLLPEVEVQGATGFSTRVLPALCQQASVTRGFKMPELDQARLSAAEVSSKGLRLRFSAGGLPPPAAPDDELLMTLEGARAFAEQEALIAEGRLAEAREAYLQAGDAQDAHPFAAERLLSLLVADPQAHDLALDVAAALLRRREKSPAALWGEAVVRERRGEGPRAAERYLALSALSRRTSEDAAAFHAAEAAARCSRDTAPQVAVKALHELLGLKPDHLPSLKSLARASDLAKDRAGAVRAYRRLAALARDPVEAADAHVHLARLCAQTEDDIAGARLHCEAALRLAPDQPDALLLLGELCHRGGEHLRALKALDRLREVALARHELDRVGQANLLAGRVWEEGLQQLDNALLRYREAVTLLPGEAEPLFAAARVAESLGKVQEALDGYLQALELAGPSPRTESVRRAAHASHHALARLSRTRLGDPARAREHLEAALALDPRDLAALEELIPYFRATGRTQELAEALEKAAAVYEEPGKRAALWAEAGELYRGRLQQTEKAERLLTSALEADPDHKPALEALLALAEAQRDGRQLTRCLGALARLTLEPQERAQKYRRLAVAARDLTFDLDLSVHALQEVLRAEPDDLPTLGELCALQRKRSDMGGLATALEERARVAEAQGDKRLASAALRELAGVLEARLGRVGEALVALEKAARLTPDAAVLLDLADLSLRCERPEHARRALESLLSSLPRTAAPERLADIRARLGRACEMLGDREAAVAAYAQAFPLRRLDDVLAGRLEALYTELGETRELAELWATRAQALVSADRLAEASPLFLKSARHLLSRGEKPAALLRLSSALDADPQGPLATEVLELLAELELERGEKLEAARLYARKAALIGDTRLGARLLFRASLLAAGTGREETYLAEALERDATFAPARMRRAELRLPTDPRGALEDLEAVLALPLSDPDAPRETELLSLNRKAATAAVRANRPDAARRLLAQYSAHAPTDLEAQLELVELHRKAGARDALADLLTGLWPRLRGAAQRNARRELAELALSLGRPAEAAAALRALLAEEPTDQWAARALLELLPTPGTGTPEEEAERLVLLSTQLSAAEGEERATLLARRAAIHRAAGRAEAARDDYTEAARLAQRPAPLWLALAELAHVAQDEVAELSAWRRAVAADASLGERARERLLVLAATLVEKDVRGPAREALRTVLGLELSAVDRCEAFFSLATLARREGQPEAEAEALAEAARQGPLPRRVEALLSRAALLEQQGELEEAARSLDGALALTPRHAGATLALQRVLRRLEDWSALAALLASEAPHAPAATAAALYAELAGLYLDKLEDPAAAEAALRESLRLVPEDMRVRRRLVALVVGQGSLLEAATLLEEAVSQQTPSEAAGLLWEASAHARSASEPARALVLAQRAHALVPAEGQHLEELAELLFLAGQVKEALPLQAQLAARADFSKAPEVAEATLRRLGELAERAGETQRAVEAWRRLAAQRPQNEEAVQRLAVLLEREDPRAAFEALVAHAKALPPSDETARRLVALSERALASLADVNVAASLLSRAAEMASQPLPLRQSLAALYRERGRTQELLVELRRVATLAVQSGQVDTALAAYDEEARLAEDSGRMDEALETLGILRELLASQEKPAVAAAYERRRAELLQDVKLDLLAAEESLERSFTLAADLETARMGEGLAVRRSDAAAQARWLERTLPLQAGAREQGEVLLRLTRLYLGGLDDAVKAEACLREALRRDRGLKEAEKLLSELLARDGRFAELAAWYEECAEEEPEAERRSSLLRRAASLYRERAGRPEAAVIALLAARAAAPDDLELTAQTAELLHEVGRVEDAAEFDAILLEADPFREPVFTRQREFLTETGDTHSLAALMLRRAQRQPPQAAAASYLSAARYFREDGALERARLCEDQAFELDPTNTEAFELLRERMSGDVRRLVDLLAQRAAAVTDEEALPLLRERAERLLEAGETLLAAEAFDAYLAEAGEDMNALAARAELAAQGGGPSASQPYDRRLVAVGQGLPVPVRVRTWLRLGHASLSIGAYQDAADAFEAVVALDPDGERGQEALSLLSEAYARTGNNPGLFRTSIQLARKADGATAEVLYRRAADLFEDPSQAIDALLPLARLHPADSAIIDRAVQGLRALERHSELLEVYESGASAVGGTRAAEMLLAAASVAEAHLADEDWAWKLRQRAAQADPAHEAALRQLVGGLRQRGDTVRLLEALERLVNRTEDADEAALLRLEFASLARAAGQIPLARQALEGVVAQGPSGVGYADALDSLEPLLADAPARRAEVRLARSELADGATKVELLVAAAEDFESADRLPEALKAAKAAASVSPGVSTLRLQARLHQASGETARAAKTLVLAARAAKADEQSELLLESAGLWEEAGDAAEALEVLERLVAEAPKALTPSEWAERFLRLGAPARAVEVGFQPALAEGRLSDALALAERAGDEVRVREALWALVAEPDVSTVSVDRLVKGLRAEGDFAGLLSLAERLAERDPERSTALRDEVLDAASAPGELRLRAFEQLSVQKHFSERLPGLLTSLGQLPEALAEVVLIHVRSLPAARRIESLGVAAEHWPERRAELLRERLGHERAEGHREDAEQTLEQLIEGETNLEERVALRLERGELLLGLSQRARARQSFEQALAEDATSQTAVKHLLELIDEKDESAAFVAMAERLESLAGAGALEPYRERWADAYEALWRPADAAAQLEALPETPERLARRVRLAEERGLTGEALLLRERLTEVPSELESILREYLNAQLLPFAARLAGRLLERQALSAEATRLVAERLSPAPEGAALASRLWPVLLRERPVDVDGWTLFAEALRLLGRNEAADRVDGIAAALSSSEAPAVAVHISPLPSPAEFRHPAPPGALAVTGESLPRLYAALRPTLEALGADRVRVLLDPEGGVEAYLLGPDELVVGAGALTCFGPVELGFLCALALSFGEKGAALARPGEVPGLREAAVASFRAVPASLAAGRVLAQLAPEVRGGDPRTVEVGTVLATSEPFRAVALAALELV